ATGCTCTTGCCTCCCTGCCGGATCGGGGCCGGGCTCCCCTCCCGGCGAGGTCTAGATGAGGCCCTCCAGGGCCTCGATCTTCTGCCCGGGGGCCACCTGCACGATGGCCTTCTTGCGGTCGGGGCGCCGGCCCAGGTAACGGCCCAGGCGCTTCTTCTTGCCCCGCACCCTCAGGGTGTTCACCCCCACCACCTTGACCTTGAAGGCGGCCTCCACCGCGTTTTTGATCTCGGTCTTGGTGGCCCGCGGGTGCACCCAGAAGGCGTACTTGCCTTGGGCGAAGCCGGCGTAGGCCTTCTCGGAGAGGACGGGGGCCAGGATCACGTCGAAGGCGGTCTTCACGCCTCACCCCCCAAGCGGGCCTGGAAGGCCTCCCAGGCCTTCAGGTCCATGACCAGGCGCTCCGTGCGCAGGATGTCGTAGACGTTGAGCCCTTCGGGGCTCAAGGCCACCACCCAGGGAAGGTTGCGGGCCGCCCGGCGCACGGGTTCGCTTTCCGCCACCAGGAGCACGCTCTCGGAGCCATCGAGCCCCGCACCCTTAGCCCAGGCCAGGAACTCCTTGGTCTTGCCGTTTACCCCAGCGAAGTCCTCCACCAGGAGGAGCTTCCCCTCCCGGGCCCGGTCGGCCACGGCCATGGCCAGGCCCGCCCTGCGCACCTTCTTGGGCAGGGTGTAGCCGTAGTCCCGGGGCTTGGGGCCGAAGACGGTGCCGCCCCCCACGAAGATGGGGGCGCCGATGTCCCCGTGGCGGGCCCGGCCGGTGTGCTTCTGGGGGTAGATCTTGCGGCCCGAGTAGGCCACCTCCCCCCGGGTCTTGGTGCTGGCGGTGCCCCGGCGCCTCTTGGCCAGCTGCCAGCGCACCACCTCCCAGAGGAGGTGGGGGTTCACCTCCTGGGGCAGTTCTGCGGCAAGCTCCCGTCTGCCGGAAGAGGAAAGGACTGGGATCTGGTACACCGCACCCTCCTTCACTGGGCCACCTTCTTGGTCTCGCGCACCAGCAAGAGGCCCCCGCTGGGCCCGGGGACGGCGCCTTTGACCAGAAGCAGGTTTTCCTCGGGGATCACGTCCACCACCTCGAGGTTCATCACCGTGACCCGCTCCGCCCCGTAGCGGCCGGCCATCCGCTTGCCCTTGTAGACCCGGCCCGGGGTCTTGCGGTTGCCGATGGAGCCCGGGTGGCGGTGGATCTTGTGGGCGCCGTGGGAGTCGGGGCCGCCCGCGAAGTTCCAGCGCTTCATCACCCCTGCGGTGCCCCTCCCCTTGGAGGTCCCGGTCACGTCCACCCGTTCCCCGGGCCGGAAGATCTCCACCGTCACCACGTCCCCCTCGGGGCTGAAGCCGCGGATCTCCTTGAGGAAGCGCACCGGGGCCACCCCCGCCTTGGCGAAGTGCCCCTTCATGGGCCGGTTCACCCGCTTGGGGTTCTGAGGCAGGAAGCCCAGCTGCACCGCGGTGTACCCGTCCTTCTCCGGGGTGCGCCGCCCCACCACGGGGCAGGGCCCGGCCAGGATCACGGTGACGGGGATGGCCCGGTCCTCCCGGTAGATCCGGGTCATGCCCACCTTGGTGC
The genomic region above belongs to Thermus thermamylovorans and contains:
- a CDS encoding 50S ribosomal protein L23 — protein: MKTAFDVILAPVLSEKAYAGFAQGKYAFWVHPRATKTEIKNAVEAAFKVKVVGVNTLRVRGKKKRLGRYLGRRPDRKKAIVQVAPGQKIEALEGLI
- the rplC gene encoding 50S ribosomal protein L3, whose protein sequence is MKGILGTKVGMTRIYREDRAIPVTVILAGPCPVVGRRTPEKDGYTAVQLGFLPQNPKRVNRPMKGHFAKAGVAPVRFLKEIRGFSPEGDVVTVEIFRPGERVDVTGTSKGRGTAGVMKRWNFAGGPDSHGAHKIHRHPGSIGNRKTPGRVYKGKRMAGRYGAERVTVMNLEVVDVIPEENLLLVKGAVPGPSGGLLLVRETKKVAQ
- the rplD gene encoding 50S ribosomal protein L4 translates to MYQIPVLSSSGRRELAAELPQEVNPHLLWEVVRWQLAKRRRGTASTKTRGEVAYSGRKIYPQKHTGRARHGDIGAPIFVGGGTVFGPKPRDYGYTLPKKVRRAGLAMAVADRAREGKLLLVEDFAGVNGKTKEFLAWAKGAGLDGSESVLLVAESEPVRRAARNLPWVVALSPEGLNVYDILRTERLVMDLKAWEAFQARLGGEA